Part of the Senegalia massiliensis genome, AATATCAAGCTGAAGAAATGGTTGATGCTGGCGCAGACGTTATTTGTGTACACCTTGGATTAACTAAAGGTGGGGATTTAGGAGCAAGTAAAGTATTGTCATTATCAAAATCTAAAGAACTTGTAAATAATATCTTTAATCTAGTTGAAAAGAAAACTACTTCTATATTAAAAATGGTCTATGGAGGACCTATTCAGAATAAATCGGATATTCAATTTATATATAATAATACTTCCTGTGATGGATATATTGGAGGTTCTACATTTGAAAGAATTCCTTCAGAAGAAGCTATTCATAAAACCACTATAGAATTCAAATATATGAGTTCTATTGAGGATCCTATTTTAGAACAATTAAATAGAAGTATTGATAGTCCTAAGGACTATGTAAAATTCATATTAAAGTATATAGAATTTCACTATTCTGAATCAATATCTCTTAAGGACTTATCAGAAATTTTGCATGTATCCAGTGAATATTTAAGTAGATTATTCAAAAAAGAAAAAAATATAAGTTTCAAAGAGTATTTAATCAGTTATCGATTAGACAAATTTATAGACATAATGATAAAATATCCTAATCTTTCTATGAGAGAAGGAGCGATTAAAGTAGGATATTTTAATTATGTTCATTTTAGTAAGTTATTTAAAAAAAGAAAAAATATTTCTCCTAAAAACTATTTTATATCATATAAACACAATTAATGATCATATTAAAACATGTATTTTTTAAAAGGAATAATTTATAATATAGATAGTTAGAATTTTCAAATAAAATGTAGGAGGTAATTCAATGAAAACGTTAGCAATTGTAGGTACTTTTGACACTAAGGGTAAGGAACTATCTTATGTTAAAGAAATAGTAGAAGAACTTGGATTAAAAACTTTAACCATTAATACTGGTGTATTTGAATCTGAATTTAAAGTAGATGTTACTAATCAAGAAGTAGTGGCAGAAGTAGGAGAAAATATATCAGATATTGCAAAAAAACATGATAGAGGATATGCCACTGAAGTTCTATCTAAATCTATAGAAAAAATAATTCCTAGACTATATAATGAAGGAAAATTTGATGGAATTATATCTTTTGGAGGAACTGGAGGAACTTCCATAGTAACTCCTGGTATGAGAGCTCTTCCTATTGGTGTTCCGAAGATAATGGTATCTACAGTAGCAGCAGGTGATACTTCATTTTATATTGGAACTAGTGATTTAATAATGATGCCATCTGTTGTAGATGTGGCAGGATTAAATAGAGTATCTACACAGATTTTCCAAAATGCAGCTCATGCTATTGCTGGAATGTTGAAATTTGAAAGTAAAAAGATAGAACATAAAAAACCTTTAGTAGCAG contains:
- a CDS encoding phosphoenolpyruvate hydrolase family protein, coding for MKSKKVMNKLNSEIKRGRYILGVAVGAGISARSASEGGADFLLSLNSGKFRQMGLGSLGGYLSNANSNQFVMDFSLKEILPRVKNIPVLFGLNATDPTIDLRSYINLIKDKGFAGINNYPTVGLFDGKFYNHLKEDGISYDEEVEAIKIAHEMGLFTVAFVFNEYQAEEMVDAGADVICVHLGLTKGGDLGASKVLSLSKSKELVNNIFNLVEKKTTSILKMVYGGPIQNKSDIQFIYNNTSCDGYIGGSTFERIPSEEAIHKTTIEFKYMSSIEDPILEQLNRSIDSPKDYVKFILKYIEFHYSESISLKDLSEILHVSSEYLSRLFKKEKNISFKEYLISYRLDKFIDIMIKYPNLSMREGAIKVGYFNYVHFSKLFKKRKNISPKNYFISYKHN